In a single window of the Longibacter salinarum genome:
- the rpmE gene encoding 50S ribosomal protein L31, translated as MKKDIHPEYNEITIKLADGSEFVTRSTMDRDNYESEVDSTNHPFYTGRRQFVDTAGRVEKFNRRYGLNQDDEEGDEGEEDDE; from the coding sequence ATGAAGAAGGACATCCACCCCGAGTACAACGAAATCACCATCAAGCTGGCCGACGGCTCTGAGTTCGTCACCCGCTCCACGATGGATCGCGACAACTACGAGTCCGAAGTCGACTCGACGAACCACCCGTTCTACACGGGCCGCCGCCAGTTCGTCGACACCGCTGGTCGTGTGGAGAAGTTCAATCGTCGCTACGGCCTCAACCAGGACGACGAAGAAGGCGACGAAGGCGAAGAAGACGACGAGTAA
- the pgm gene encoding phosphoglucomutase (alpha-D-glucose-1,6-bisphosphate-dependent) produces MSVHELAGQPAPESALADIPDLVRAYQTEHPDPSVDAQRVSFGTSGHRGTSLNRTFNEDHILATTQAICEYRAQVGTDGPLFLGMDTHALSLPAHATALEVLAAHEVTVMVAADDGVTPTPAVSHAILTYNDGRTEGLADGIVITPSHNPPTDGGFKYNPTTGGPAGTEATSWIQQRANEILENDLSDVKRVGQDEARRADTTQEYDFLGNYVRDLDSVIDMEAIRTSGLKLAVDPLGGAGVHYWMAIAEHYDLPLDVLRTSIDPTFSFMTLDWDGAIRMDPSSPYAMQSLIDLKDEYDVAFACDTDHDRHGIVTAGGGLMQPNHYLCVMLDHLLTHRPDWPSDAGLGKTVVSSGLLTRIAKHHDRKVHEVPVGFKWFVDVLLDGRCGFVGEESAGASFLRKDGTTWTTDKDGIIAGLLAAEITAKRGKDPSEIYEELTEKFGSPVFKRVDAPATPAQKKVLKNLTPDQVDSDRLAGEEITAILTNAPGNDAPIGGLKVETENGWFVARPSGTEAIYKIYAESFKGEKHLQSLLDEAQLLVGTAFDRAPAVG; encoded by the coding sequence ATGTCTGTACACGAACTTGCCGGCCAGCCTGCGCCGGAGTCCGCCCTCGCCGACATTCCCGACCTCGTGCGGGCGTATCAGACCGAACATCCGGACCCGTCCGTCGACGCGCAGCGCGTGTCGTTTGGTACGTCGGGACACCGTGGGACATCGTTGAATCGAACCTTTAACGAGGATCATATCCTTGCGACGACGCAGGCGATCTGTGAGTACCGTGCGCAGGTGGGGACGGACGGGCCGCTCTTTCTCGGCATGGACACGCACGCGCTTTCTCTGCCCGCTCATGCCACGGCGCTGGAGGTGCTCGCGGCGCACGAGGTGACCGTTATGGTCGCGGCGGATGACGGCGTCACGCCGACGCCGGCGGTCTCACACGCGATTCTCACGTACAACGATGGGCGCACGGAGGGGCTCGCCGACGGTATCGTCATTACGCCGTCGCATAACCCGCCCACGGATGGCGGTTTCAAGTACAACCCGACGACAGGCGGTCCCGCCGGGACGGAAGCGACATCGTGGATTCAGCAGCGGGCGAACGAGATTCTCGAGAACGACCTCTCCGATGTGAAGCGGGTCGGCCAGGATGAGGCACGTCGGGCGGATACGACGCAGGAGTACGACTTCCTCGGCAACTACGTCCGCGACCTTGACTCGGTCATTGACATGGAGGCGATTCGCACATCCGGGTTAAAGCTGGCAGTCGACCCGCTCGGCGGTGCCGGTGTGCATTACTGGATGGCGATTGCGGAGCACTACGATCTCCCGCTGGATGTGCTACGGACGAGTATCGACCCGACATTCTCTTTCATGACGCTCGACTGGGACGGTGCCATCCGCATGGATCCGTCGTCACCGTACGCCATGCAATCGCTCATCGATCTGAAGGACGAGTACGATGTGGCGTTCGCGTGCGACACCGACCACGATCGCCACGGTATCGTCACGGCCGGTGGTGGGCTGATGCAGCCGAATCACTATCTCTGCGTCATGCTCGATCACCTGCTGACGCACCGTCCGGACTGGCCCTCAGATGCCGGACTCGGGAAGACGGTCGTGAGCTCCGGGCTCCTCACGCGAATCGCCAAACACCACGACCGGAAGGTGCACGAGGTGCCGGTGGGCTTCAAATGGTTTGTCGACGTGCTGCTCGACGGTCGCTGCGGATTCGTCGGGGAAGAGAGCGCAGGCGCGTCATTCCTGCGCAAAGACGGGACGACGTGGACGACCGACAAGGACGGCATCATCGCAGGTCTCCTCGCGGCGGAGATTACGGCGAAGCGCGGCAAGGATCCGAGCGAGATCTACGAGGAGCTGACGGAAAAATTCGGCAGTCCGGTGTTCAAGCGCGTGGATGCTCCCGCGACGCCCGCCCAGAAGAAGGTGCTAAAAAACCTTACGCCCGACCAGGTGGACTCCGACCGGCTGGCGGGTGAGGAGATCACGGCCATCCTGACCAACGCACCGGGCAACGACGCCCCGATCGGGGGGCTGAAGGTGGAAACCGAGAACGGCTGGTTCGTCGCCCGCCCCTCCGGTACCGAAGCGATCTACAAGATCTACGCGGAGAGCTTCAAGGGCGAGAAGCACCTCCAGAGCCTGCTGGACGAGGCGCAACTACTGGT
- a CDS encoding thymidine phosphorylase, with amino-acid sequence MPDVNPVHLIAHKRDGQSLDPDDIRAFINAYTAGDVPDYQMSAFLMATYLNGLDDAEAAALTDAMLHSGRVLDLSDLSGTKVDKHSTGGVGDKVSLILAPVVAACGVPVPMISGRGLGHTGGTLDKLESIPGFRTDLSIETYRQQLEDIGLVLIGQTAEMAPADRKLYALRDVTATVESIPLIAASIMSKKLAEGIDALVLDVKCGRGAFMKTEKDARKLAETLTAIGEKNGTPTTALMTRMDVPLGRAVGNWPEVAESIECLRGEHDDSELMEVTIGLAGEMLALGGVADSPEEGREQARASVADGSALDTFRTLVETQDGDPTVIDDPSSRPGSEPVAEVVAPDSLHGTITDIDALAIGFAAVDLGAGRRTKEDTVDPTAGLVFERRVGDQVKPGDVLARLYAKDESRVPAAQEAIADAFTAGDEAPESTSAILDRYTRNGWLHGTNA; translated from the coding sequence ATGCCTGACGTCAATCCGGTCCACCTCATCGCCCACAAGCGCGACGGCCAATCCCTGGATCCCGATGATATCCGCGCGTTCATCAATGCCTACACGGCTGGCGACGTCCCGGACTATCAGATGAGCGCGTTCCTGATGGCCACGTATCTCAACGGCCTGGATGACGCGGAGGCCGCCGCTCTCACGGACGCCATGCTCCATAGCGGGCGCGTGCTGGATCTTTCCGACCTCTCGGGCACAAAGGTCGACAAGCACTCCACCGGCGGTGTTGGCGACAAAGTCTCGCTCATCCTCGCCCCCGTCGTGGCGGCGTGTGGCGTCCCGGTGCCGATGATCTCCGGTCGCGGCCTTGGCCACACCGGCGGTACCCTCGACAAGCTGGAGTCCATTCCGGGCTTCCGTACCGACCTGTCGATCGAGACCTACCGTCAGCAGCTCGAGGACATTGGACTCGTCCTCATCGGGCAGACCGCCGAGATGGCTCCGGCCGATCGCAAGCTCTACGCCCTACGCGACGTCACGGCCACCGTCGAGTCCATCCCGCTGATCGCCGCCTCGATCATGAGCAAGAAGCTGGCGGAGGGCATCGACGCACTGGTGCTTGACGTCAAATGCGGCCGCGGCGCCTTCATGAAAACGGAGAAGGACGCCCGCAAACTGGCTGAAACGCTGACGGCCATCGGCGAGAAGAACGGCACGCCGACCACGGCGCTCATGACCCGCATGGACGTGCCGCTGGGTCGCGCCGTCGGCAACTGGCCCGAGGTCGCCGAAAGCATCGAATGCCTTCGCGGAGAGCATGACGACTCCGAACTGATGGAAGTCACCATCGGCCTAGCCGGCGAGATGCTCGCTCTCGGCGGCGTCGCGGATTCGCCGGAAGAGGGGCGCGAGCAGGCCCGGGCCTCAGTCGCGGATGGCTCGGCTCTGGACACGTTTCGGACGCTGGTGGAGACCCAGGACGGCGATCCGACGGTCATCGACGATCCGTCCTCCCGCCCTGGCTCCGAGCCCGTCGCAGAGGTCGTCGCCCCGGACTCCCTGCACGGCACGATCACGGACATCGACGCACTCGCAATTGGCTTTGCAGCCGTCGACCTTGGCGCAGGACGCCGTACGAAGGAAGACACTGTTGACCCGACGGCTGGCCTCGTGTTCGAACGAAGAGTCGGTGACCAGGTAAAGCCAGGAGACGTGCTGGCGCGCCTGTATGCAAAGGATGAATCACGCGTCCCGGCGGCACAGGAGGCGATAGCCGACGCGTTCACGGCAGGCGACGAAGCTCCGGAGTCAACCTCGGCTATTCTGGACCGCTACACCCGTAATGGTTGGCTTCACGGTACCAACGCTTGA
- a CDS encoding PspA/IM30 family protein: protein MSVWSRFTRFIKSIFGGAVSAMENPRLILEQNIRELNDQVPEMNENIATVKANMIMLQKESNKTEKQVKDLTAKIRTAIQSDREDIARKYAMRLESKKAELERTENQLTNAERAYEKALKVKKAFMREKEKKIQEAKDALRQHEQAQWQAEIADTLEQFEVSGLDQTHDEMLNRLNEQTAKNEARMELALDSVDTEAMQIEEDAEELRAAEIVNQFKMEMGMTDQKESAPASEEETIDLPSEEEREEPSKTIGRQRTQSE, encoded by the coding sequence ATGTCTGTCTGGTCCCGGTTTACGCGGTTTATCAAGTCCATCTTTGGAGGAGCGGTCTCCGCAATGGAGAACCCGCGCCTCATTCTCGAACAAAACATCCGGGAACTGAACGACCAGGTCCCGGAGATGAATGAGAATATCGCCACGGTCAAGGCGAATATGATCATGCTCCAGAAGGAGTCTAATAAGACGGAAAAACAGGTCAAAGACCTGACGGCCAAGATTCGCACCGCCATTCAGTCCGACCGGGAGGACATCGCCCGCAAGTACGCGATGCGCCTCGAGTCGAAGAAAGCGGAGCTGGAGCGCACAGAGAACCAGCTCACGAACGCCGAGCGCGCCTACGAGAAGGCGCTGAAGGTCAAGAAGGCGTTCATGCGGGAGAAGGAGAAGAAGATTCAGGAAGCCAAAGACGCGCTCCGTCAGCACGAGCAGGCGCAGTGGCAGGCGGAAATTGCGGATACGCTGGAGCAGTTTGAGGTCTCCGGCCTCGACCAGACGCACGACGAGATGCTGAACCGCCTCAACGAGCAGACGGCCAAGAACGAGGCCCGCATGGAGCTGGCCCTCGACTCCGTCGATACGGAGGCGATGCAGATCGAAGAAGACGCGGAAGAGCTGCGCGCCGCCGAGATCGTCAACCAGTTCAAGATGGAGATGGGTATGACGGACCAGAAAGAGTCCGCACCCGCTTCCGAGGAGGAGACGATCGACCTGCCGTCCGAAGAGGAACGGGAGGAGCCGTCCAAGACCATCGGGCGCCAACGCACACAGTCGGAATAG